The following are from one region of the Dreissena polymorpha isolate Duluth1 chromosome 2, UMN_Dpol_1.0, whole genome shotgun sequence genome:
- the LOC127867099 gene encoding uncharacterized protein LOC127867099, whose translation MASGGNNAKAIIFYDSEGANETSKTEVDKLRFFIEKNGGYTCQTDHEIRIPGTEVMNNIHNSINRYDRIIILITDQSASKGWFTFAVLSALENIIVENHMRLLVAYKGNRREDVGFLKTGLLSLTPKTFVDLTEWQGYERLLKQLKTPVCLDEELPAGNLHLGLVHSHISGYMCYVAEEFAKNKNWSEKCADYRKQHKLLIGKFLLVVPKTCTVPQQLPSNSAADIVISNVENVKFERNHAGKTRGYVVTIYQIKHVNNEVYVCAQVPTVLTAIPHLAKQHIGTINIALEHQRFCQAYQQIIDANGWADFLEIIQ comes from the exons ATGGCGTCCGGTGGAAATAATGCAAAGGCGATTATATTTTATGACAGTGAAGGCGCAAACGAAACGTCTAAAACAGAGGTAGACAAATTGAGGTTCTTCATTGAAAAGAATGGTGGATACACATGTCAAACTGACCATGAAATAAGAATACCTGGAACCGAAGTTATGAATAACATTCACAATTCAATTAATCGTTATGACAGAATAATAATTCTTATAACAGATCAATCTGCTTCGAAAGGATGGTTCACATTTGCAGTTTTGTCTGCCTTAGAAAACATTATTGTGGAAAATCACATGAGACTTTTGGTCGCATACAAAGGAAATCGACGTGAAGATGTTGGGTTTCTGAAAACCGGATTGCTGTCGTTGACGCCCAAGACGTTTGTCGACCTCACTGAATGGCAGGGATATGAAAGGCTTCTCAAACAACTGAAAA CTCCAGTGTGTCTGGACGAAGAATTACCAGCTGGAAACTTGCATCTTGGCTTGGTCCATTCCCACATATCCGGTTACATGTGCTATGTTGCTGAAG AGTTTGCAAAGAACAAGAATTGGTCGGAGAAATGCGCTGATTACAGAAAACAACATAAACTACTGATTGGGAAATTTCTGCTGGTTGTACCAAAAACATGCACTGTCCCACAGCAGCTTCCATCAAATTCAGCAGCAGACATCGTTATTTCGAATGTGGAGAATGTCAAGTTTGAGAGAAATCACGCCGGTAAAACCAGAGGATATGTCGTTACAATCTACCAGATAAAGCACGTGAAC AACGAGGTGTACGTTTGTGCCCAGGTACCAACAGTGCTGACGGCCATACCACATCTTGCAAAGCAACACATTGGAACCATAAATATTGCTCTCGAGCACCAGCGGTTTTGTCAAGCATATCAGCAGATTATCGATGCGAATGGATGGGCTGACTTCTTGGAAATAATCCAATGA
- the LOC127867098 gene encoding stimulator of interferon genes protein-like, translated as MDEDCRVEMARELDEHHIPHEYPTDRSMLADGDNRKGWIIVIVSKESLKLGVLSFNLMKCLTVDVDEGQLRVLLVLRSGVNISDVPMCIRWVTCFSADENSYKNCIVKTVSGAPVDIGKALPAGDVIPGLCWAYVLNYLKIVLTTSNIYQTIQAHLTSNDLNCGCIRKLIVVWVKSCDMDSTLDFVANKSGGRRKITNSGQVKVTTNSLGGQIGRPFDLQMFRYTDELNPGNQRCFIAEYCTPMQCVQTMEKGYAGISLATKLGMGQSFKEKFKDIMSRRKMMKLFSNFKVSFVIFDDTNPRNRLMDLLEQEIFERECDVITRN; from the exons ATGGATGAAGATTGTCGTGTGGAGATGGCACGAGAGCTAGATGAACATCATATTCCACATGAATACCCTACAGATAGGTCCATGCTTGCAGACGGTGACAATCGAAAAGGATGGATAATAGTTATTGTCTCGAAAGAATCACTGAAACTCGGTGTGTTATCATTTAATCTCATGAAATGCCTGACTGTCGATGTTGATGAAGGACAACTAAGGGTTCTGCTTGTATTGCGCAGCGGTGTGAATATCTCAGATGTGCCAATGTGTATTCGATGGGTTACATGCTTCAGCGCAGATGAAAACTCTTACAAAAACTGCATTGTAAAAACAGTTTCAG GAGCACCTGTAGATATTGGCAAGGCACTTCCTGCAGGGGATGTTATTCCAGGCTTGTGTTGGGCATATGTATTGAACTACCTGAAGATTGTGCTGACGACCAGCA ATATTTATCAAACAATTCAAGCCCATCTAACGAGCAATGACCTCAACTGCGGCTGCATCCGAAAACTAATCGTGGTGTGGGTCAAGTCGTGCGATATGGATAGCACACTAGACTTTGTTGCAAACAAAAG CGGGGGGCGGCGTAAAATAACTAACAGCGGTCAGGTTAAGGTTACAACAAATAGCCTTGGTGGACAGATAGGCAGACCATTTGATTTGCAAATGTTCAGATACACTGACGAGTTAAACCCAGGAAATCAG AGATGTTTCATCGCTGAATATTGTACCCCGATGCAATGCGTCCAAACAATGGAGAAAGGATACGCTGGCATCAGCCTAGCCACAAAACTGGGAATGGGACAGTCGTTTAAGGAAAAGTTCAAAGACATCATGTCTCGTAGAAAAATGATGAAACTTTTCTCGAACTTCAAAGTGTCGTTTGTCATCTTTGATG ATACAAATCCACGAAATCGTCTTATGGACTTGTTGGAACAAGAGATTTTTGAGCGGGAATGCGATGTTATCACCAGAAACTAG